The nucleotide sequence CGACCAGCTTCTGGAGATGGCGAGCTTCTGCTGTAGCATCAAACAGGGGTCTACAAGCGGGATGAGCTTCATCGAAGAACGTCTGTAATCTATGGCACTGACACTGTATGAGCCAAGAACTGGGTGAACTAGGATGGTGTCTTGACCAGAGCATGCTAACTTCAAGGTTAATCGATCCGTGCCACTACATCCACATGCTGCTGCTGATGTATTGCTGGACTCAAGGCAAGAAGGGTACCTGATCATTGGGCCATGTTGGCTGCAATTGGAAGGTGGGCAGTATTTGAAGAAATCTTGATCATCCCATGCCGTGGCCAAGTAGATTCCGTGGTTGATCAGAGGCAGAAGCAGGAGGGCTATGACAAGTAACTTACTCATCTTTCTGTGCTTCTGCAACCGAGAGGGAGAAAACGTGGCAAGTAGCCAAAACAAAAAGCAGTCAGAGTTAAGCCTGAGGAGTAGATTTCAAATGCTAACACCTGCCGTGTTCTAGTGGTTTGAGTGTGATTGCAGACTTGCTTCTGTCCAGTCTCTTGTTGTATGAGCAATAAATATGTTTTGATTGGCATTTTGCATTTTGTGGAAATTCTTTGATACTGTCATTGTCATCTATGGAGAAAAGGAATTGTCAAGTCATGGGACAGAAGACTTCAAGCCTCGAGTCGTCTTTTGTTCCTAGCTACACAAGAGAGAAGTGCATATTACACCCCCCAACTCTAGCCCTAGTCTAATATACACCCCTCAACTCCAATACCGTCTAAAATACACCCCCCCAACTCTCAAAACCGGCTAGAATTCAACCCTTCCCTCCCTGTTGACCGATTTTGACCCAGTTTGACCGGTTTTGACTGAGTGAACAGTAAAAATAAAAATTTTAAAAACAAACAAAATATTTTTTTTGACAAAATTCAAAAAGTTCCAAGTTTTTGCACCgcatgaacagtaaattcaaaaaaaatcaccTTTTCAGCATGTTTGGATACCTGAGTAAATTTGAGACGTccgtaaattcaaaaaaaattcaaaaatttcaGCATGGTGAACAGTATTTCGGGAAAAAATCATCACGCGCTCAAACATCATCCATGCAAAAAAAGGGTTTTAAAAGAAATCGATTTTACTGTTCGCCAAgctgaaattttgaaaaaaaaatcaaatttacAGACATCTCGAATTTACTCAGGTGTCCAAACATGCTGAAAATGTGATTTTTTTATTTACTGTTCACGCGGTGAAAAAAACTTGgaacattttttatttttttaaatttttttatgGTTTTTAAAATTTTATTTTTACTATTCACTCAGTCAAAAACCGGTCAAACTGGGTCAAAACCAGTCAACGGGGAGGGGAGGGTTGAATTATGGCCAGGTTTGTGAGTTGGGGGGTGTATATTAGACAGTATTGGAGTTGGGGGTGTATATTAGACTAGGGCTAGAGTTAAGGGGTGTAATATGCACTTCTCTCGCTACACAATGGGAGAGAAATATCTTCCTCTACTTAACAGAAGACTCCGACTGGGTCGTCTTCTGTTCCTAGCTACACAATTGAGAGAATATCTTCCTCTTTCACATGTCGTGTATATACCAATGAAGTCATATTAGTATATACAGCTGGATATGATCAACTAGTTGATGTCGATCCCTTCCCCTCCTTAGTACTCTCAACAGAACAAACCAGGATATCAAGTCCCTAGTGCATCTGTGAAGCTTTCATGGGGAACCCTGGTGCATTTCATCATTCTATTACCCTACAATCCTTCACTGTCTTCTTCCTTCTTGCTGTTTTTGTAGCAGATTATCATGTCCAGGGAGGAGATGATGGATGCTCACTGTTCTCCTGTGGATATCTCCGAGACATATCATATCCTTTCCGTCGGCGAGGTGATCCTCGTGAGTGCGGTGTTGAAGAATACGAGCTGGGTTGCACCAGTAGCAAGGCTACGATTCACATCAACACAGGAACATACTATGTGACTGCCATCAACTACACCGGTTCCTACTTCTGGGTCATGGATCCTAACTTCAATACCAGTACCAGCTGCCCTCTTCCACTGTGGAATCACCTTCCTTACCTTGGATACTTTGGCAGAATTGATTCAGTTTCACCACCTGGCTTTCGGTATTTGGTCTCTCAAATCTATGACATAGCATGTTTTGCTAATTGTTCGCGAGCAGTAACGGGTAATAGTGCATACAAGCCCGTTGCTTGCCTGAGTGCCAACAATTCACATGTTTATGTCTGGGTGTCTAATTACACACACTGTGTGGTTGAAGATCTTGAACCTTATTGTGGATACCTGGCAGAGATTCCATTTGGTGACGAGTATTCTTCTGATTGGCGACAGCTACAGAATGCTAGTTATGCAGAAATCACACAGCACATTTCTAAGGGGTTTACTGTCCAGTTTCCTGTCCCGGTTTACTTGGAACCTTCTGCATCTGAGAAGTTAAGAAAGAACATCAATTTATGCCTCAACAATTCAATCAGGTGATCACCCTTCCATTTCCTCCCGACTTTAGTTTCTCACCTCCCTATTCTTTTGAAGAATTGACTTGGGGCTCTTAAACCAACCTGACAGTGGCAGCCTTCATTATAATTTATTTACAATTGCATGATTTGCAGCTACTTCAAGGAGCAAATATCTGGCACAAGCATTATTAGTTGGACTCATGCTATGTTCTGGAGTGAGGTGCACTTCTTAGAATGCGTGAGCTCTGGTGAGCGCTACTACACAACAAAGTTGGTTTTGATTGTTGCAGCCATAGTATCTGCTATTAGCATCCCCAAGTTCTTTTTTGGTACGTGAGAATTATATGCACATTTTACTTTATAAATAGAATTTACATTCTTTTAACTTATGTCCATATCTATCGACTTGTTGTGCAGTACTGTGCAGGTTCTTGTTGGCACCCCTGGCTGTATGGATATTCCTAGCCTACAAGTACATGAAAACAAGGATCATAATTGATGCAGTTGAGAAGTTCCTCAGGATTCAACAAATGATTGGCCCGGCGAGGTACTCCTACACAGATATAATTGCAGTCACAAGCCATTTCAGAGATAAATTGGGCCAAGGGGGCTACGGCTCTGTGTACAAGGGTGTGCTTCTTCCAGGTGGTGTCCATGTTGCCGTGAAGATGCTAGAGGGCAACTCAAACTGCAATGGAGAAGATTTCATCAGCGAGGTCTCCACCATCGGCAGGATCCACCATGTCAACGTTGTGCGTTTGGTGGGGTTTTGCTCGGAGGAAATGAGAAGGGCCTTAGTCTACGAGTACATGCCCAATGGTTCTCTGGACAAGTACATCTTCTCTACTGAGAAGAGCTTCTCTTGGGACAAGCTCAACGAGATCGCTCTGGGCATTGCCAGGGGGATCAACTACCTACACCAGGGGTGCGACATGCAGATTCTGCACTTTGACATCAAGCCGCACAACATTCTTCTCGACAGCAATTTCATTCCAAAGGTCGCCGATTTCGGGCTCGCCAAGCTGTACCCGAGGGGCGACAGTTTCGTGCCACTGAGTGCCATGCGGGGAACCATCGGCTACATAGCCCCCGAGATGATATCTCGGAGCTTCGGCGTCATATCCAGCAAGTCCGACGTGTACAGCTTCGGGATGTTGCTGCTGGAGATGGCCGGCGGGAGAAGGAATGCTGATCCAAACATGGGGTCCTCAAGCCAGGCGTACTACCCTTCATGGGTGTACGACCAGCTGACTCGGGAAGAAGCCGGCGAGATATCTGCTGTTGCTGTTGACATGCATGAGCTGGAGAAGAAGCTATGCATTGTCGGATTGTGGTGTATTCAGATGAGATCTCGTGATCGGCCGACGATGAGCGAGGTCATTGAGATCCTGGAGGCTGGGGTTGATGGCCTGCAGATGCCTTCGAGGCCGTTTTTCTGCGACGAAGGGCACATCCATGTGGAGGACTCTTACCAGTTCACTTCTGAGTTGACGGCAGTCTCAGAGGAGGAATTTAGTGCGGTGTCAGAGGAAGATGATGTGTGATGTATACATACAATGTGTGGTATTAATTTATTATGTATCTATGTATATGTATGTATCATGGAGTGATGCACTTATCTGTAAAAGTTATGGTTGTAACTGTACCAACCTGTATAAATGCTTTGTACAAACTGCCTTGGTTGCTGTGCGGAGCaacttcaaataagtttgaaATGTTACATCAGTTTATTTGTTTGCTCATTGCTCTTGATAAGTTCTGATGGAAAATATTGCTTCAACAGTAAATTCTTGATACAAATAAGTTTCTGAGGTGACAAAAGGCCGCCTTTTTTCTTGTTGAGAAACATTTTTAGAGAAAAATTGTATTTCATTCTGCTGTCAGTAACATGCATTATGGATGAGCATTGTTGCCGATAAACATTCTGATTCCGGTGCGACAGATAAGGCAaggtttttgtttttgttttgctGGATAACAGAAGCACAACTCAGGTCcccaatttttattttttcttgAAACGGACTCAGCTTCCCAATTTCATCACCTTGTTCATTGAAATACAGTTTTAGTTTACAGCAAAACAAAAATCTCTCCTGCAGGTTGACCAATCTCTCATGAACAAGGTTGAGCATGCCAAAGAAACTAGCTAGGCAACAGAAAATTCACACATATTTGAAttgttgcatagcctgtcataTTCCCTCCTTCAGGTCTGCGCACCGCCAAGAACGCGAACGTATTTTTCATCTTGCAGCTAAGAAATCACCGCGGTCATGGAAATACAGCTGATCTACTGGTTGATTTGATGGAACCCTATGCCGTGTTGTCGTGGTTGCATATACTTGCTGCAACCCAGTCCTGTCAAATGCCACTTGTGCGTGGAACAAGGGGCGCCGTGTGGAAATTCCAGCAACAGTGACATTGCCAGCCTGGAGATGGAATGTGTGGGCACTGTTGTTACCCAGCAGATGGGGCAGAAGAGTAAGCAAAAGTCTTTTGTTCCAACTCCAGCAATTCTGACATATGGTCCTATAATATGCTGGGACTGAAACAGACTCTGTTCCACCATATACGAAGTTCTAGGTTTGTATTAAGTTAAACCTCTTTAAGTTTGACCAAGTATGTAGAAAAATATACCAACATCTACAACACTAAATTAAATTCATTAGATTCATCATAACACAGATATTAGCaatttttttctataaagttggtcaattGAAAGAAGTTTGACTTAGGACAAACCTAGAACTTCAAATATTTTAGAACAGCGGGAGTCAAAGTTATGGTTGTAATTGTACCGACCCAGTATAAATGCTTTGTACAAGCTGCCTTGCTTGCTGTGCATGGCAACTTTAAATAAGTTTTAAACCTTACATCAATCTATTTGTTTGTTCATTAGTCTCGATACAAAGTCTAAGGGAAAATATTTCTTGaacaataaactctctatacaaaTAAGTTTGTGAGAGGTGACAAAAGAACGCCTTTTTCTTGTTGAGAAACATTTTCAGAGAATTTCTTCTATCTTATTCTGCTAGCAGTAACATGATGAACATTGTCACTGAGAAGCTAGCTTACATACGATTTTTCTTTTGCATATGGTAGATCCATAAAACCATTGGTCTCCCATTTCATCACGAATTTGTTGAAACGCAGTTTTAATTTACATCAACATCATTCCAGGTTGAGTTTCTCATATACCAGCTGCATAATTGGCATTGTTGCAGAGTCCCTCATATTCTCCCCTTCAGGATTGCGCACCCCCAAGTGCACGAAGACATAGATAGATAGTTCTTGTCTTTTTCCTCTTTGCCGCTACGAAATTGTCGCGGTCATGGAATTAAATATTGTGTGAACCACCTGAGAGAGGTGACAAAAGAAAAAAACTGGCGAGATCTATATTATATCACACAGAAATCTGATAGAAAAACACTCTGCATGTTATTACATTTTTTTAGAGAAATCTGTGTTCCTTTTCCTAAAAAAAGAACTTAGTACTTTTTATTCCGTTGGCAGTAACAAACGTTGTGGACGAACATTGTCAATGAGAAGCTAACTTACAATACACTGCCAAAAAAATTGGATAAATATTTAGTTTACATCACTCCAAGAGTATGCCAAAGAAATTATTGCAGAGCCTCTCATATTCCCGAAGAAGCGCTACTTCCTCTGAAGAATCAACTGCATATATGCAGAAGAAAGAAGCTAGGCAACAGAAACTACCATTAATGGACGAGCAGACATAGTCGTTTCACCCATGCGCTGGCATTGCTGCACAGCctcccacgtttgcaccttggaTCGAAGATAGGCAAAAACTCGGAGTGGTAACAAAGAGACCACAGAGCTTGCATTGCAGTGCAGAATCTGGTAATAATTGCAAATTGAGTCAGTCAGTTGAGGGATAATCAATCAGTCGAGCACACAAGATTGAAAGCGCACATCCTTTTTCTTTAAACTAACGAACATCCACTTGATCAATAACTTGTTTCTATGATCAACCTACCAGTTCTGTCCTATGGAGTCAGCTGACGATACACATGAACATGCAGAAAGACCATGTCAAATTTAGTTGACAAGCTCCTAATAAATTCTCACTACTAGGAGCAACTACTAGTTGCTTTAATTCGGCAAATATATGACAAGGTTCATAAAAAAATACTGTCTGTATATGCACAGAAGAGTGTTGATGAAACACCAAACCCTAACCTTGGAGCAGTGACGATGTATCACCTAATCCTTTCTGCAAGCCCTTTCTGCGTCAGTCGAACTGTAACGTTCCTTATGTGGCTAATCATCATTATATCTTCACTGAATTCATTTGAATCTCTGTTCTGCCGGAGCTTCTCCACCAGCTCTTCTGATGTGTCTTCAAGAAGTAATTTCTTGAGGGATGTAAGGTGTCCGATGCCATTAGGAAGAAACTTTAGCTTGGGGCAGTCTATGAACGATAGGTCAACGAGATTTTGCATTGTGCCCTCCTCTATCACAACTTGGTTGAGCTGGGATGCGCCCCCTATCCATATGCACCCAAGTGTCAGAAAATGACACTGCGTAAAAATTCAAACTCTTCCCTTCAAAAGCCTCCGCTAGCACAAGAATGTGTAGACCACGTAACATGCAAAGACATGAAAAGCTGTCCTCGTCAATATTGGAGAATGCCAGGTCCAACCGAGTAAGATTATTGAGGTGTGACCAAGAAGAGTGAAGTCGAGGCATCGATGTTTTTTCTAGATGCCCTGCTAAACCAAGCCAAGAAAGGGTTGGAGGTAAATGTAGCCCTTCTAGCCATAACACATCATCCGCACCCGCATTGACAACTTCAAGATGAGCAAGATGGTTCATTCTGTTGATAGCATTGCTCAAGTCAGCAGTGTGTTTACTTCTCACGTTGGAGACGCTGAATGATCTTAGCTCTATCAGAGCTGCAAATTCACGCAGAAACTCTGAACTGGCTTTGACAAACTGAAGAGACCTTAGTCTTGCCAAATGTTGCATGCCACTAGGCATCTTGACTGCACCTATACTTCCAATTTCTAATGCATTATATCCGCCAAAACGAGCATAGGCCACTAGGTATCTCAACTTTTGAAGTCTTaatttcagttttgaaaaaaaaagaaaatgataaaatacttcaaaaaataaaatccttcgagttgtagttatattactacatctactagttaggaaaatttaaaaacttaaatttggacatgttttgcaaaaaagtgtTATGAGAaagtaaaacggctataacttttgcatacgatgtcggaaaaaaaacgtataatatatcaaaatgttcagaacGAAAATCCCCATCCGAATTTGATGGCCGTAGGCCCTTTTGCAACttcttagaatcctcaaattctaaaaggaaaaaaagttatgctcaaatgtcagtttttttgaattttggtttaatctggtcaaactgtggtcaaactacttattcaagtaGTATTTGtcttactaaataattattcaagaatattagtgttataaataattatttcagttttcttgaattttggtcaaatctggtcaaactatggtcaaactacttattcaagaaatattagtgttactaaataattattgtttttaagaataatagtttcaaactcaaacagtgaaacatgtgacttcatgctcaagctaaactcctgagggttaataggattgacatcttactattgtcaggaaaacaacaagtgcagacttggaaactaGGGGGAATAGAAACCGGAGGTTAAGCGTGTTCAGTCTGGAGTAGTGacaggatgggtgaccggccgggaagttagacgatttggaatgatcaggggtgattagagattagagattatagattaaattgagcagtgatgaggggtgcttagagattaaattgtaaaataattcagaaatttgaaaatcgggaaaaaaataaaaaaattcgtAAAATTTCCTTCAGTCCCGATTattgttaccaaccgggactaaaggtggagctccagaCAACGGCCATGtagagggcctttagtcccggttcgtaacagaaccgggactaaaggggagggcctttagtcccgatCCTTTAGTCCCGGTTACAGAACTGGGACTAAAGCCCTCTAAAACCGGGACTGAAggtccgttttctactagtgtcgtGCCCATGGGATACGACACGAGGTCAATTAAAAATATAGGTAGATGCATGATATATATGTGGCTGTGTGTGCATGCATATTGTTTGAAAGGCAAGATTAGAGCAGTCCTAGTCATAACTAACTAAACTTGTTGGGTCATCTAAATACTTAGGTTGTAAAATAAGAGTTTTATGAGCATAAGTTTAAAGACATTATTTTTTAGTTTAAAAAGGTAAGTTGTGCACATAAGCGATTTGCAAAGGATGCATTTATTATCACCATGCGTGATACATCTTGCGAGATGGAAAATGGTGGAGAACATGTCTTACTCccagaagagatggaagaagctaGAGCACATGTTATTGAAAGAGGCCATAGCAGCGGCTCGGTGGAGCACCCACCGGCGTCGGGTACCTTCTACAGATTCATTGTCTATGCGCCTAGTAGTCTGCGTAGATACCACGATCAATATCCACCTCCTGACCAGCATTACCAGGTCTACCATCAGCAGGCGGCCAAGTAGAACGTGGCCGACCATGAAGAGAACAAATATATACGCAACACATCCACACCCGATTTTTATCATGAGCACCATATTAAATCAGTCTCGACAGCCAAGACGGCAACCGACCTAAAGCAGCAAAAAGAAAAATTCCATACGACTCTGCTGACAACAATGAAATAACATAAGCAACATGTCAACCATAATCCACCACGCGGCAACACCATTATTAACCCACACATGCGACCGCCGAAAAAGGAAACAAAACAGATGGTAAAAAATAGAGAAAATATCTCATTGCACGGATAAGACGTAAAAAATATATTAGAAAAGATAAAAGAGAATAAGCCACACACATAAAACAACCGAAGGAGAAATATCTCAATCCATAGAAAAATAATATACTCCGTATAATTCAAAAAGGGCAACTGAAATCACATGCACGTAGTCACATCGGCCGCCATGCAGTGATGCATGTAATCATATCCCTCCGAAATCAGCGCCGGTGATTGCATGCACCTATCAACGGTCAAACCGGAAACAAAACAGATACTACCATGCAGCAAAAGGCAGTTTGATCTAACAAAACAAATCCGAGGATAAATCGCCGGGTCCACCCAATTGCAAGTCCGTAAAATTCGCTGGTAAATCCAAGGAAACCTCAAATAGAAAAATGAGAAAAAGGAATCCTCTGCGGGGTAGTGATGTTATTACTAACACGTAAAGAAATAAACTATTTGGGACCATGCTTGTTGGTGTTGTAAAACTAGATGAAGCATCTCAACACTCCGAGGAGAGCCCGCGTGCTGTATATATTGATCGTACGAGAGAATCCCTCTCGTGGGTTTACAGAGTCGGTTTAGGAGAAGACAGAAGAAGAGATAGATAATTAAACCTAACCAAACTCTGTCTAAACTAGGAATAATACTTGGACTACAAGAGAGAGATGCGTGACATACTATGTCACGTTTACATGTttaacaccctcccttaatcaCAACTGCTCAATTTGAGATTATGCTTGAACTCTTCGAAGCTTCTAGTTGGCAATGCTTTTGTAAATCCATCTGCAAGCTGGTCCTTGGAGGGAATGAATCTGATCTCTAACTGTTTATTTGCAACACGTTCTCTGACAAAGTGAAAGTCTATTTCAATGTGTTTAGTTCTGGCATGAAACACTGGATTAGCAGACAAGTATGTGGCACCGAGATTATCACACCAGAGACAtggaggctgatcttgcgcaatTCCGAGTTCTTTCAACATAGACTGTACCCAAATAACTTCAGCCGTTGCATTTGCTAACGCTTTATATTCTGCTTCAGTACTCGACCTGGAAACAGTTGCTTGTTTCTTTGCACACCATGAAACTAAGTTCGGTCCATAGAAAATAGCAAACCCACCAGTTTATCTTCTATCATCAAAACAACCAGCCCAATCCGCATCGGAGAAGGCACTAATTCGAGTAGACAAAGATTTTCTGAAAGTCAAACCAAGACTTATTGTATTCTTCACATACCTTAGAATACGCTTTGCGGCTGTCCAATGTACAGTGGTGGGTGCATGCAAGAACTGACAGACTTTGTTTACTGCAAAGGATATGACTGGTCGGGTAAGCGTCAAATACTGAAGAGCACCAACAATGCTTCTGTAACTAGTACTATCTTCCTGATTCAGGAGTTCTCCTTGAGTTAGAGTTAATGATTCTGAGCTAGACAAAGGTGTTGGTGAAGGCTTGCAATCTTTCATACCAACTCTGCTCAATAGATCATTTGCATATTTTTCCCGTGAGAGCTGAATGCCATCCATAGTTTTCTTTACTTCAATTCCTAAAAAGAAATGCAAATCTCCTGGATCTTTTAGAGCAAACTCTGAACTCAAATCTCTTAGTAATCCAGTTATCGCCTCATTAGATGAACTAGTaacaataatatcatcaacatatatgagaacaaagaTAGATGTAGGTTGTTTCATGTacacttcctcttccagaacaccatgaagaaacgcATTCTGCACATCTAGCTGTCTAAGACTCCATCACCTGGAAACAGCAATGGATAACACAAGACGAATAGAAGCATCTTTGACAAC is from Triticum urartu cultivar G1812 unplaced genomic scaffold, Tu2.1 TuUngrouped_contig_6975, whole genome shotgun sequence and encodes:
- the LOC125531342 gene encoding rust resistance kinase Lr10-like isoform X2; the protein is MGNPGAFHHSITLQSFTVFFLLAVFVADYHVQGGDDGCSLFSCGYLRDISYPFRRRGDPRECGVEEYELGCTSSKATIHINTGTYYVTAINYTGSYFWVMDPNFNTSTSCPLPLWNHLPYLGYFGRIDSVSPPGFRYLVSQIYDIACFANCSRAVTGNSAYKPVACLSANNSHVYVWVSNYTHCVVEDLEPYCGYLAEIPFGDEYSSDWRQLQNASYAEITQHISKGFTVQFPVPVYLEPSASEKLRKNINLCLNNSISYFKEQISGTSIISWTHAMFWSEVHFLECVSSVLCRFLLAPLAVWIFLAYKYMKTRIIIDAVEKFLRIQQMIGPARYSYTDIIAVTSHFRDKLGQGGYGSVYKGVLLPGGVHVAVKMLEGNSNCNGEDFISEVSTIGRIHHVNVVRLVGFCSEEMRRALVYEYMPNGSLDKYIFSTEKSFSWDKLNEIALGIARGINYLHQGCDMQILHFDIKPHNILLDSNFIPKVADFGLAKLYPRGDSFVPLSAMRGTIGYIAPEMISRSFGVISSKSDVYSFGMLLLEMAGGRRNADPNMGSSSQAYYPSWVYDQLTREEAGEISAVAVDMHELEKKLCIVGLWCIQMRSRDRPTMSEVIEILEAGVDGLQMPSRPFFCDEGHIHVEDSYQFTSELTAVSEEEFSAVSEEDDV
- the LOC125531342 gene encoding cysteine-rich receptor-like protein kinase 38 isoform X1, which produces MGNPGAFHHSITLQSFTVFFLLAVFVADYHVQGGDDGCSLFSCGYLRDISYPFRRRGDPRECGVEEYELGCTSSKATIHINTGTYYVTAINYTGSYFWVMDPNFNTSTSCPLPLWNHLPYLGYFGRIDSVSPPGFRYLVSQIYDIACFANCSRAVTGNSAYKPVACLSANNSHVYVWVSNYTHCVVEDLEPYCGYLAEIPFGDEYSSDWRQLQNASYAEITQHISKGFTVQFPVPVYLEPSASEKLRKNINLCLNNSISYFKEQISGTSIISWTHAMFWSEVHFLECVSSGERYYTTKLVLIVAAIVSAISIPKFFFVLCRFLLAPLAVWIFLAYKYMKTRIIIDAVEKFLRIQQMIGPARYSYTDIIAVTSHFRDKLGQGGYGSVYKGVLLPGGVHVAVKMLEGNSNCNGEDFISEVSTIGRIHHVNVVRLVGFCSEEMRRALVYEYMPNGSLDKYIFSTEKSFSWDKLNEIALGIARGINYLHQGCDMQILHFDIKPHNILLDSNFIPKVADFGLAKLYPRGDSFVPLSAMRGTIGYIAPEMISRSFGVISSKSDVYSFGMLLLEMAGGRRNADPNMGSSSQAYYPSWVYDQLTREEAGEISAVAVDMHELEKKLCIVGLWCIQMRSRDRPTMSEVIEILEAGVDGLQMPSRPFFCDEGHIHVEDSYQFTSELTAVSEEEFSAVSEEDDV